The following coding sequences are from one Streptomyces venezuelae window:
- the solA gene encoding N-methyl-L-tryptophan oxidase: protein MSPTYDVIVIGLGGMGSAAAHHLSARGSRVLGLEKFGPVHARGSSHGGSRITRQSYFEDPAYVPLLLRSYELYDRLERDTGRDIATLCGGVMLGRPESRTVSGSRLSAERWDLPHEMLDAKEIRRRFPTLTPRDDEVALYEARAGLVRPENTVAAHLQLATRNSADLHFEEPMTRWEPCRDGVRVHTAEDTYTAGQLVICPGAWAPELLTDLGVPFTIERQVMYWFQPSGGVGPFLPENHPIYIWEDAESVQVYGFPAIDGPALGAKVAFFRKGTPCTPETIERSVHDEEIVAMAEQVGRLIPNLPGGFVKAATCMYSNTPDEHFVIARHPRHPGSVTVAAGFSGHGFKFVPVVGEILADLALDGATAHPIELFDPRRLATTPA from the coding sequence GTGTCCCCTACCTACGACGTGATCGTGATCGGCCTCGGCGGCATGGGCAGCGCCGCCGCGCACCATCTCTCCGCGCGCGGGTCCCGCGTCCTCGGCCTGGAGAAGTTCGGCCCGGTGCACGCCCGCGGCTCCAGCCACGGCGGTTCGCGCATCACCCGCCAGTCCTACTTCGAGGACCCCGCGTACGTACCGCTGCTGCTGCGCTCCTACGAGCTGTACGACCGCCTCGAACGCGACACGGGCCGCGACATCGCCACCCTGTGCGGCGGCGTGATGCTCGGCCGCCCCGAAAGCCGCACGGTCTCCGGATCACGGCTCTCCGCCGAACGGTGGGACCTGCCCCACGAGATGCTCGACGCCAAGGAGATCCGTCGCCGCTTCCCGACGCTCACCCCGCGCGACGACGAGGTGGCCCTGTACGAGGCACGGGCGGGCCTCGTACGCCCCGAGAACACGGTCGCCGCACACCTCCAGCTGGCCACACGCAACAGCGCCGACCTGCACTTCGAGGAGCCCATGACCCGGTGGGAGCCCTGCCGGGACGGGGTGCGCGTCCACACCGCGGAGGACACCTACACGGCGGGACAGCTGGTGATCTGCCCGGGTGCGTGGGCGCCGGAGCTGCTGACCGACCTGGGTGTGCCGTTCACCATCGAACGGCAGGTCATGTACTGGTTCCAGCCCTCCGGCGGGGTCGGCCCCTTCCTCCCCGAGAACCATCCGATCTACATCTGGGAGGACGCGGAGAGCGTCCAGGTCTACGGCTTCCCCGCCATCGACGGACCCGCGCTGGGGGCGAAAGTGGCCTTCTTCCGCAAGGGCACGCCCTGCACCCCGGAGACCATCGAACGGTCGGTCCACGACGAAGAGATCGTCGCCATGGCCGAACAGGTGGGGCGGCTCATCCCGAACCTCCCCGGCGGCTTCGTCAAGGCCGCCACCTGCATGTACTCGAACACTCCCGACGAGCACTTCGTGATCGCCCGCCATCCCCGGCACCCGGGGTCGGTGACCGTCGCCGCCGGCTTCTCCGGACACGGATTCAAGTTCGTGCCGGTGGTCGGCGAGATCCTCGCCGACCTGGCCCTCGACGGCGCCACCGCGCACCCCATCGAGCTCTTCGACCCGCGCCGCCTCGCCACCACACCTGCCTGA
- a CDS encoding NAD(P)/FAD-dependent oxidoreductase, which produces MRAVIVVGASLAGLYAARELRAQGFDGRLVVIGAEPHPPYDRPPLSKSFLTGTADEDRLALADEEETAELAAEWLLGTRVRALDARGRTVVLDDGRTVTGDGVVIATGAAARRLPGPPLAGVHTVRTLDDARALRADLTRGPQRVVVIGGGFIGAETASSCAVLGHDVTVVEAAPLPLAAQLGPQMASVCAGLHARGGVALLTGVGVAGLRGAAGRSVTAVELADGRLLPADVVVVGIGAIPNTQWLAGSPLAVDDGILCDDGCVTTLPQVVAVGDVARVGGARAEHWTSATEQPRAAVRNLLAGHTVESAHSLPYFWSDQYGSRIQFAGHRTSGDIARIVEGSSADPGGDPTAGARGGGLLAVYERAGRTTAALAIDCARPFMKARRGLAADRAAELAGV; this is translated from the coding sequence ATGAGGGCCGTCATCGTCGTGGGCGCCTCACTGGCCGGTCTGTACGCGGCCAGGGAACTGCGCGCCCAGGGGTTCGACGGTCGCCTGGTCGTCATCGGCGCCGAACCGCACCCGCCGTACGACCGGCCGCCCTTGTCCAAGAGCTTCCTCACCGGCACGGCGGACGAGGACCGACTCGCCCTCGCCGACGAGGAGGAAACAGCCGAACTCGCCGCCGAGTGGCTGCTCGGCACGCGGGTCAGAGCCCTCGACGCGCGCGGCCGTACGGTCGTTCTCGACGACGGCCGCACCGTGACGGGCGACGGCGTCGTCATCGCCACCGGCGCGGCGGCCCGACGCCTCCCCGGGCCGCCACTCGCGGGCGTCCACACCGTGCGCACGCTGGACGACGCCCGCGCGCTGCGCGCGGATCTGACGCGCGGGCCGCAGCGCGTCGTGGTGATCGGCGGCGGCTTCATCGGCGCGGAGACCGCGTCCTCGTGTGCGGTCCTCGGGCATGACGTCACCGTGGTCGAGGCGGCGCCGCTGCCTCTCGCGGCCCAACTCGGCCCCCAAATGGCCTCGGTGTGTGCGGGACTGCATGCGCGCGGCGGCGTCGCCCTGCTGACCGGCGTCGGCGTGGCGGGACTTCGGGGCGCCGCCGGCCGCTCCGTCACCGCCGTCGAACTGGCCGACGGACGTCTGCTGCCCGCCGACGTGGTCGTGGTCGGCATCGGGGCGATCCCCAACACGCAGTGGCTCGCGGGTTCTCCTCTCGCGGTGGACGACGGCATTCTGTGCGACGACGGCTGCGTGACGACGCTGCCCCAGGTCGTCGCGGTGGGCGATGTCGCCAGGGTGGGCGGAGCCCGCGCCGAGCACTGGACGAGTGCCACGGAGCAACCGCGCGCGGCGGTACGCAACTTGCTCGCCGGGCACACGGTCGAGTCGGCGCACTCCCTGCCCTACTTCTGGTCGGACCAGTACGGCTCCCGCATCCAGTTCGCCGGCCACAGGACCAGCGGTGACATCGCGCGCATCGTCGAGGGCTCGTCGGCCGATCCGGGCGGCGACCCGACGGCGGGCGCACGGGGAGGAGGGCTCCTCGCCGTCTACGAACGCGCGGGACGGACCACGGCGGCCCTCGCGATCGACTGCGCCCGTCCTTTCATGAAGGCGCGCAGGGGCCTGGCCGCCGACCGGGCGGCGGAACTCGCAGGAGTCTGA
- a CDS encoding bifunctional 3-phenylpropionate/cinnamic acid dioxygenase ferredoxin subunit produces MIPVCRLEDLPAGDSVRLDTTPPVAVFNADGELYAIDDTCSHQDASLSEGWLEGCLIECPLHAASFDLRTGRPTCLPARRPVRTHQVYVEDGVIHVLVASATGATGDGDASAAGKGSAA; encoded by the coding sequence ATGATCCCCGTATGCCGCCTTGAAGACCTCCCCGCAGGCGACTCCGTCCGTCTCGACACCACACCGCCCGTCGCGGTGTTCAACGCCGACGGCGAGCTCTACGCCATCGACGACACATGCAGCCACCAGGATGCTTCCCTGTCGGAAGGATGGCTGGAGGGCTGTCTGATCGAGTGCCCCCTGCACGCCGCGTCCTTCGATCTTCGCACCGGCAGGCCGACGTGCCTGCCCGCGCGCCGCCCCGTGCGGACCCACCAGGTGTACGTGGAGGACGGCGTCATTCATGTGCTCGTCGCCTCCGCCACGGGAGCCACGGGTGACGGTGACGCGTCCGCCGCCGGGAAGGGATCCGCGGCATGA
- a CDS encoding IclR family transcriptional regulator, protein MTGDRKQADQDRAPRGEPREKQPKGAAGSVQSVDRAVSVLEILARHGEAGVTEIADELGVHKSTAFRLLGVLENRGLVGQAKDRGKYFLGAGILRLAGAAAVRMDISQEGGPVCRELADELGETVNIAVLDDDAAVNIMQARGPASVTAQNWLGRRTPLHATSSGKVLLAHLPTTLREGLMARTLPRLTEHTVTGTAALRGELEAVVEQGFAVAVEELEVGLAAVAAPVRAHDGKVIGALSASGPVYRLTEDRLTELGKRTVAAAVELSRRMGYGF, encoded by the coding sequence ATGACGGGCGATCGGAAACAGGCTGATCAGGACAGGGCACCCCGCGGTGAGCCGCGGGAGAAACAGCCGAAGGGGGCGGCCGGATCCGTCCAGTCCGTGGACCGCGCGGTGAGCGTTCTCGAGATCCTCGCGCGGCACGGCGAGGCCGGGGTCACCGAGATCGCCGATGAGCTGGGTGTCCACAAGTCGACGGCGTTCCGGTTGCTCGGAGTGCTGGAGAACCGCGGCCTCGTCGGCCAGGCCAAGGACCGCGGGAAGTACTTCCTGGGCGCGGGCATACTCCGCCTCGCGGGGGCGGCGGCAGTGCGCATGGACATCTCCCAGGAGGGCGGCCCGGTCTGCCGCGAACTCGCGGACGAGCTGGGCGAGACGGTCAACATCGCGGTCCTGGACGACGACGCGGCGGTCAACATCATGCAGGCCCGCGGTCCCGCCTCGGTGACGGCGCAGAACTGGCTGGGCCGACGCACCCCGCTGCACGCCACTTCCAGCGGAAAGGTGCTCCTCGCCCATCTGCCGACCACCCTGCGCGAAGGCCTGATGGCCCGCACCCTGCCGCGTCTGACCGAGCACACGGTGACCGGCACGGCGGCGCTGCGCGGGGAGCTGGAGGCCGTGGTCGAGCAGGGGTTCGCCGTGGCCGTCGAGGAGTTGGAGGTGGGCCTCGCCGCCGTCGCCGCGCCGGTGCGCGCGCACGACGGCAAGGTGATCGGCGCGCTCAGCGCCTCCGGTCCCGTCTACCGGCTGACCGAGGACCGGCTCACCGAACTCGGCAAGCGCACCGTCGCCGCCGCCGTCGAGCTGTCCCGTCGGATGGGGTACGGCTTCTGA
- a CDS encoding GntR family transcriptional regulator → MAEGTGDVNGLADDRALLGRTSTAERVSDILRSRIAAGFFPPGTRLSEDSIGGALGVSRNTLREAFRLLTHERLLEHQLNRGVFVRMLTDEDVEDIYRTRALVECAVVRGLGAPPYAVDGLADAVSDGRRAARAGDWKGVSTANIDFHRELVALAGSERTDELMRSVFAELRLAFHVVDDPRRLHEPYIARNGQILEALQKGRRDDAEALLVEYLDDSRRRVVDAYGTRGAAGERGA, encoded by the coding sequence ATGGCGGAGGGGACGGGTGACGTGAACGGACTGGCCGACGACCGCGCACTCCTGGGGCGCACGAGTACGGCGGAGCGGGTCTCGGACATCCTGCGGAGCCGCATCGCGGCGGGATTCTTCCCGCCCGGCACACGGCTCTCCGAGGACAGCATCGGTGGCGCGCTCGGCGTCTCCCGCAACACGCTGCGGGAGGCGTTCCGGCTGCTCACGCACGAGCGGCTCCTGGAGCATCAGCTCAACCGCGGCGTCTTCGTACGGATGCTGACCGATGAGGATGTGGAGGACATCTACCGCACCCGTGCCCTCGTCGAATGCGCGGTCGTACGCGGACTCGGCGCACCGCCGTACGCCGTGGACGGACTGGCCGACGCCGTCTCCGACGGGCGGCGGGCCGCGCGGGCGGGCGACTGGAAAGGTGTGTCCACCGCCAACATCGACTTCCACCGGGAACTCGTCGCCCTCGCCGGAAGCGAGCGCACGGACGAGCTGATGCGCAGCGTCTTCGCCGAACTGCGCCTCGCCTTCCACGTGGTGGACGACCCCCGGCGGCTCCACGAGCCCTACATCGCCCGCAACGGACAGATCCTGGAGGCGCTCCAGAAGGGCCGGCGCGACGACGCGGAGGCGCTGCTCGTCGAGTACCTCGACGACTCGCGTCGACGGGTTGTCGACGCGTACGGGACGCGCGGGGCGGCGGGCGAGCGGGGCGCCTGA
- a CDS encoding MFS transporter, whose translation MSTTPPPETAAPAGPRPDRGELTDDSGAFGWLRALGPRGRRAFAGAFGGYALDSYDYFTLPLSMVALAAYFGLDSGQTGLFTTVTLVVSAVGGAVAGVVADRIGRVKALMITVVTYAVFTVACGFAPNYETLLVFRALQGLGFGGEWAVGAILVAEYATAKNRGRTLGAIQSSWAVGWGLAVIVYTVVFQFLDDDIAWRVMFWTGALPALLVIYVRRNVHDAPEAAEERRKSADKGSFTAIFKPGLLRTTFFAVLLSTGVKGGYYTLATWVPTYLKSDRGLTVVGTGGHLTFLISGAFIGYLTGGYLTDKLGRKRNITLFAFLSAASILAYTNIPDGANGLLLVLGFPLGFCMSAIFSGFGSFLSELYPAAVRGTGQGFTYNTGRAVGAVFPTMVGFLADSWGVGGALVFGAVGYGLAVLALLGLPETRGRELL comes from the coding sequence ATGAGCACGACCCCACCACCCGAGACGGCCGCCCCGGCCGGACCGCGCCCCGACCGGGGCGAACTCACCGACGACAGCGGCGCCTTCGGCTGGCTGCGCGCCCTCGGTCCGCGCGGGCGCCGCGCCTTCGCCGGCGCCTTCGGGGGCTATGCCCTCGACTCCTACGACTACTTCACGCTGCCGCTGAGCATGGTGGCGCTCGCCGCGTACTTCGGCCTCGACAGCGGCCAGACCGGCCTGTTCACCACCGTCACCCTCGTCGTCTCCGCCGTGGGCGGCGCCGTCGCGGGCGTGGTCGCCGACCGGATCGGCCGCGTCAAGGCCCTGATGATCACCGTCGTCACGTACGCGGTCTTCACTGTCGCCTGCGGTTTCGCGCCCAACTACGAGACGCTGCTCGTCTTCCGTGCCCTCCAGGGGCTCGGGTTCGGCGGCGAGTGGGCGGTCGGCGCGATCCTCGTCGCCGAGTACGCCACCGCCAAGAACCGCGGCCGCACCCTGGGCGCGATCCAGAGCTCCTGGGCCGTGGGCTGGGGACTCGCGGTCATCGTCTACACCGTGGTGTTCCAGTTCCTGGACGACGACATCGCCTGGCGCGTGATGTTCTGGACCGGCGCGCTGCCCGCGCTGCTCGTGATCTACGTACGGCGCAACGTGCACGACGCCCCGGAAGCCGCCGAGGAGCGGCGCAAGAGCGCCGACAAAGGCTCCTTCACGGCCATCTTCAAGCCGGGACTGCTGCGCACCACGTTCTTCGCGGTGCTCCTGTCGACCGGTGTGAAGGGCGGCTATTACACGCTGGCCACCTGGGTGCCGACGTACCTCAAGAGTGACCGCGGCCTCACCGTCGTCGGCACCGGCGGCCATCTGACCTTCCTGATCTCCGGCGCCTTCATCGGCTACCTGACCGGCGGCTACCTCACCGACAAGCTCGGCAGGAAGCGGAACATCACCCTCTTCGCGTTCCTCTCCGCGGCCAGCATCCTGGCGTACACGAACATCCCGGACGGCGCCAACGGCCTTCTCCTTGTGCTCGGTTTCCCGTTGGGCTTCTGCATGTCGGCGATTTTCAGCGGCTTCGGCTCGTTCCTCAGCGAGCTGTACCCGGCCGCCGTCCGCGGCACGGGACAGGGCTTCACGTACAACACCGGGCGCGCGGTCGGCGCGGTCTTTCCCACCATGGTCGGATTCCTCGCCGACAGCTGGGGCGTCGGCGGAGCGCTGGTCTTCGGAGCCGTCGGTTATGGACTCGCCGTCCTGGCGCTGCTCGGTCTGCCGGAGACGCGCGGAAGGGAGCTCCTGTGA
- a CDS encoding FAD-dependent oxidoreductase produces MYPEQAAGPRVIVIGAGIVGCSLADELTARGWTDVTVLDQGPLPAPGGSTSHAPGLVFRTSPSKTLTAFATYTVEKFNALEVDGLPCFNAVGGLELATTPERWADLHRKAGLAASWGVRAELVGPARCKELWPLVDETLVHGGLYTPEDGLARAVPACRAQMERARARGARFLERHTVTGIEKDGGRVTVVVTDRGTFAADHVVSAAGFWGPVIGRMAGIDIPLLPLAHQYVKTAPLPELAGLNDPRVEASRPILRHQDRDLYFREHTDRIGIGSYAHRPLPVDPFTVPAYDDAEDMPSSYPFTQEDFAPSWEECRQLLPALKGAEIAEGFNGVFSFTPDGMPVLGESRTLRGFWLAEAVWVTHSAGVARAVAEWMVDGRPSLDLHECELTRFEDAQRSPAYVAERGAQQFVEVYDVIHPLQPMDRPRPLRVSPFHVRQQELGAVFLEGGGWERPHWYEANAPLAEGFQGHVRDAWAARHWSPIAAVEARATRERVALYDMTPLRRLEVTGPGALTFLQRMTSNNLARKPGAVTYTLLLDEAGGIRSDLTVARLAPDRFQVGANSPADLDWLLRHAPDDVHIRDITSGTCCIGVWGPLARALVQPLTRDDFSHEAFGYFRAKETYIGHVPVTAMRLSYVGELGWELYTTADLGLRLWDTLWEAGRAHGVIAAGRSAFNSLRLEKGYRAWGHDMTIEHNPYEAGLGFAVRMNKGDFVGRSALEKLSQSTQGERGRPARKLTALLLADPAAVVLGKEPVYVDGVPCGYVTSASYGYTLGRCVAYAWLPPLETSTGVHIEYFGEKVPATVAGEPLFDPEMTRIRR; encoded by the coding sequence CTGTACCCCGAGCAGGCCGCCGGACCCCGCGTGATCGTCATCGGAGCCGGCATCGTCGGCTGTTCGCTCGCCGACGAGCTGACCGCGCGCGGCTGGACCGACGTCACTGTCCTCGACCAGGGGCCGCTGCCCGCCCCCGGCGGCTCCACCTCGCACGCGCCCGGCCTCGTCTTCCGCACCAGCCCTTCGAAGACCCTCACCGCTTTCGCCACCTACACCGTGGAGAAGTTCAACGCCCTGGAGGTGGACGGCCTTCCGTGCTTCAACGCCGTCGGCGGTCTGGAGCTTGCCACCACGCCCGAGCGCTGGGCCGATCTGCACCGCAAGGCCGGTCTCGCCGCGTCCTGGGGCGTGCGCGCCGAGCTCGTCGGCCCGGCGCGCTGCAAGGAACTCTGGCCCCTCGTCGACGAGACGCTCGTCCACGGAGGGCTGTACACGCCCGAGGACGGCCTCGCCCGCGCCGTGCCCGCCTGTCGCGCGCAGATGGAACGGGCACGCGCGCGTGGAGCACGTTTTCTTGAACGGCACACCGTGACAGGCATCGAAAAGGACGGTGGTCGCGTCACCGTCGTCGTCACCGACCGCGGCACCTTCGCCGCCGACCACGTCGTCTCGGCCGCCGGGTTCTGGGGCCCGGTGATCGGCCGGATGGCGGGGATCGACATTCCCCTGCTGCCGCTCGCCCACCAGTACGTGAAGACCGCGCCGCTGCCCGAGCTCGCGGGGCTCAACGACCCGCGTGTCGAGGCCTCCCGGCCGATCCTCCGCCACCAGGACCGCGACCTGTACTTCCGGGAACACACCGACCGCATCGGCATCGGTTCGTACGCCCACCGCCCGCTGCCCGTCGACCCGTTCACCGTCCCCGCCTACGACGACGCCGAGGACATGCCGTCCTCGTACCCCTTCACCCAGGAGGACTTCGCACCCAGCTGGGAGGAGTGCCGCCAGCTCCTGCCCGCGCTGAAGGGGGCAGAGATCGCCGAGGGCTTCAACGGCGTCTTCTCCTTCACGCCCGACGGCATGCCCGTGCTCGGCGAGTCCCGCACACTGCGGGGCTTCTGGCTGGCCGAGGCCGTGTGGGTGACGCACTCGGCGGGCGTCGCCAGGGCGGTCGCCGAGTGGATGGTCGACGGGCGGCCCTCGCTCGACCTGCACGAGTGCGAGCTGACGCGCTTCGAGGACGCTCAGCGCTCCCCCGCGTACGTGGCGGAGCGCGGCGCGCAGCAGTTCGTCGAGGTGTACGACGTCATCCACCCGCTCCAGCCGATGGACCGGCCGCGGCCCCTACGGGTCAGCCCCTTCCACGTCCGCCAGCAGGAGCTGGGCGCGGTCTTCCTGGAGGGCGGCGGCTGGGAGCGCCCGCACTGGTACGAGGCCAACGCCCCGCTGGCGGAAGGCTTTCAGGGGCACGTACGTGACGCCTGGGCGGCCCGTCACTGGTCTCCGATAGCCGCCGTCGAGGCACGCGCCACCCGCGAACGCGTCGCCCTCTACGACATGACACCGCTGCGCCGCCTGGAGGTCACCGGACCCGGCGCCCTCACTTTTCTCCAGCGCATGACCTCCAACAACCTCGCCAGGAAACCCGGCGCGGTCACGTACACCCTCCTCCTCGACGAGGCGGGCGGCATCCGCTCCGACCTGACCGTCGCCCGGCTCGCCCCCGACCGATTCCAGGTGGGTGCCAACTCCCCAGCCGACCTCGACTGGCTGCTCCGCCACGCACCCGACGACGTCCACATCAGGGACATCACCTCCGGGACCTGCTGCATCGGAGTGTGGGGGCCGTTGGCCCGCGCGCTCGTGCAGCCGCTCACCCGGGACGACTTCTCGCACGAGGCGTTCGGCTACTTCAGGGCCAAGGAGACGTACATCGGGCACGTCCCGGTGACCGCGATGCGTCTGTCGTACGTCGGTGAACTGGGCTGGGAGCTGTACACCACCGCCGATCTGGGACTTCGGCTCTGGGACACGCTGTGGGAGGCGGGGCGGGCGCACGGCGTGATCGCGGCCGGCCGGTCCGCCTTCAACAGCCTGCGCCTGGAGAAGGGGTACCGCGCGTGGGGCCACGACATGACCATCGAACACAACCCCTACGAGGCGGGCCTCGGCTTCGCGGTCCGCATGAACAAGGGCGACTTCGTGGGGCGCTCGGCGCTCGAAAAGCTGTCCCAGTCGACGCAGGGGGAGCGCGGGCGGCCTGCGCGGAAGCTCACCGCCCTGCTCCTCGCCGACCCCGCCGCGGTCGTCCTCGGCAAGGAACCCGTGTACGTCGACGGCGTCCCCTGCGGGTACGTCACCAGCGCCTCGTACGGGTACACCCTGGGCCGCTGCGTCGCCTACGCCTGGTTGCCGCCCCTGGAGACGAGCACCGGCGTCCACATCGAGTACTTCGGCGAGAAGGTTCCCGCGACGGTCGCCGGGGAGCCCCTGTTCGACCCGGAGATGACCCGCATCCGCCGCTAG
- a CDS encoding S-(hydroxymethyl)mycothiol dehydrogenase has protein sequence MPHEVRAVVAPKKGAPVEVQTIVVPDPGPGEVLVSVQACGVCHTDLHYREGAINDDFPFLLGHEAAGTVETVGADVDGLAPGDCVVIAWRAPCGACRSCLRGRPWYCFDSRNAAQPMTLPDGTPLSPALGIGAFAEKTLVAAGQAVKVDPAARPEAVALIGCGVMAGYGAAVNTGGVGRGDTVAVIGCGGVGNAAVAGAALAGARRVIAVDIDDAKLDGATRFGATHTVNSRGTDPVAAVRELTGGHGVDVAIDAVGTPSTCEQAFYMRDHAGVLVQVGVPDPEMSIDLPLIDLFSRGGALKSSWYGDCLPTRDFPILVDQYLTRRLDLGGFVSETVTLDQVEEAFARMQRGEVLRSVVVL, from the coding sequence GTGCCCCACGAGGTCCGTGCCGTCGTCGCCCCGAAGAAGGGCGCGCCCGTCGAGGTGCAGACGATCGTCGTGCCAGATCCCGGCCCCGGAGAGGTTCTCGTCTCCGTACAGGCCTGCGGGGTCTGCCACACGGATCTGCACTACCGGGAAGGCGCGATCAACGACGACTTCCCGTTCCTGCTCGGCCACGAGGCGGCCGGCACCGTCGAGACGGTCGGCGCCGACGTCGACGGACTGGCCCCCGGCGACTGCGTGGTGATCGCCTGGCGCGCGCCCTGTGGCGCCTGCCGCTCCTGTCTGCGCGGCCGCCCCTGGTACTGCTTCGACTCGCGCAACGCCGCACAGCCGATGACGCTCCCGGACGGCACGCCGCTCAGCCCCGCCCTCGGAATCGGCGCCTTCGCCGAGAAGACGCTGGTCGCCGCCGGGCAGGCCGTGAAGGTCGACCCGGCGGCCCGCCCCGAGGCCGTCGCCCTGATCGGCTGCGGCGTGATGGCGGGATACGGGGCAGCGGTGAACACCGGCGGGGTGGGCCGCGGCGACACGGTCGCCGTCATCGGCTGCGGCGGCGTCGGCAACGCCGCGGTCGCCGGCGCGGCCCTGGCCGGGGCCCGCCGCGTCATCGCCGTCGACATCGACGACGCCAAGCTGGACGGGGCGACCCGGTTCGGCGCGACGCACACCGTCAACTCGCGCGGCACGGACCCCGTCGCGGCGGTCCGTGAGCTGACCGGCGGCCACGGCGTCGACGTCGCCATCGACGCCGTCGGCACTCCGTCGACGTGCGAACAGGCCTTCTACATGCGTGATCACGCGGGCGTGCTCGTCCAGGTCGGTGTGCCCGACCCGGAGATGTCGATCGACCTGCCGCTGATCGACCTCTTCTCGCGCGGCGGCGCCCTCAAGTCGTCCTGGTACGGGGACTGCCTGCCCACCAGGGACTTCCCGATCCTCGTCGACCAGTACCTCACGCGCCGTCTCGACCTCGGCGGCTTCGTCTCCGAGACCGTCACGCTCGATCAGGTGGAGGAGGCGTTCGCACGGATGCAGCGGGGCGAGGTACTGCGGTCGGTGGTGGTCCTGTGA
- a CDS encoding aromatic ring-hydroxylating oxygenase subunit alpha — translation MTTTPLPPSLTATLPGRCYTDPEIFRQEQDRVFEALWFCAVRSADLDRPGAFRTVQVGRESVLVTRSRTGELRAFLNVCRHRGARLCTEESGQVRRALQCPYHAWTYDLEGRLVAAPNLARMPDVDRAAYGLIKVALREWLGYAWVCLADEPPSFEETVMGAAVERLGDAAAIDRYGTERLALGKRISYDVRANWKLIVENFMECYHCATIHPELTDVLPEFADGFAAQYYVGHGAAFGEEVGGFTVDGSAGFDRLPEVSQDQDRRYYAITVKPTVFINLVPDHVILHRMFPLAEDRTVVECDWLYAPDVVASGADLTHSVELFHRVNTQDFAACERTQPAMASRAYREGGVLVPTEHHIGLFHDWLTKQLAT, via the coding sequence GTGACGACGACCCCGTTGCCGCCGAGCCTCACCGCGACCCTCCCCGGCCGCTGCTACACCGACCCGGAGATCTTCCGGCAGGAGCAGGACCGCGTCTTCGAAGCGCTCTGGTTCTGCGCCGTGCGCTCCGCCGACCTCGACCGTCCCGGCGCCTTCCGCACCGTGCAGGTGGGGCGCGAGAGCGTCCTGGTCACGCGCTCCCGCACCGGCGAGCTGCGCGCCTTCCTGAACGTCTGCCGCCACCGCGGCGCCCGTCTGTGCACCGAGGAGTCGGGGCAGGTGCGGCGCGCCCTCCAATGCCCGTACCACGCCTGGACGTACGACCTGGAGGGACGGCTCGTCGCCGCGCCCAACCTGGCGAGGATGCCGGACGTGGACCGTGCCGCCTATGGGCTGATCAAGGTGGCCCTGCGGGAGTGGCTCGGCTACGCGTGGGTGTGCCTGGCCGACGAACCACCCTCCTTCGAAGAGACCGTCATGGGCGCGGCGGTCGAACGGCTCGGCGACGCGGCGGCCATCGACCGCTACGGCACCGAGCGTCTCGCGCTCGGCAAACGCATCTCCTACGATGTGCGCGCCAACTGGAAGCTGATCGTCGAGAACTTCATGGAGTGCTACCACTGCGCGACGATCCACCCCGAACTGACCGACGTCCTGCCGGAGTTCGCGGACGGGTTCGCGGCGCAGTACTACGTGGGGCACGGCGCCGCCTTCGGAGAGGAGGTCGGCGGGTTCACCGTCGACGGCAGCGCGGGCTTCGACCGGCTCCCCGAGGTGTCGCAGGACCAGGACCGCCGCTACTACGCGATCACCGTGAAGCCGACCGTGTTCATCAACCTCGTCCCCGACCACGTGATCCTGCACCGCATGTTCCCGCTGGCCGAGGACCGCACGGTCGTCGAGTGCGACTGGCTGTACGCACCCGACGTCGTCGCCTCCGGTGCGGACCTCACGCACTCCGTGGAGCTCTTCCACCGCGTCAACACGCAGGACTTCGCGGCCTGCGAACGCACCCAGCCCGCGATGGCGTCACGCGCCTACCGCGAGGGCGGGGTACTGGTGCCGACGGAACACCACATCGGGCTCTTCCACGACTGGCTGACGAAACAGCTCGCTACGTAG